The following are encoded in a window of Halorubrum aethiopicum genomic DNA:
- a CDS encoding argonaute/piwi family protein — MNEFTAEVLDEPGLMFANGEEAIDPRVGLMEYGPRTPSGKSEHQVINIGYIGSGRSLGAIEKLFKDMELAITADEDKSKRWKPPFPGLGERSSLNFTFNTQKRWRQTITRGEIRDLNQIRSRKDRLEEAVEIIKINLEVLYAKETPPDVVFIAIPEAMWDACTPSHQDHARMQSETSDFHNRIKLLGMEVGVPTQLMQPKTLRGEDVQDKSEIAWNIAVGTLYKAQRGHPWKLTELEDGTCFAGISFYKERGGDQSRTRTAMAQVFLETGENFILRGDPVEGEKHGPGNNHLAEDDAEQLVKKILRHYRSHKKTEPRRLVLHKRSEFWEEEREGFIKGAGNIELMDFVTVRERHPVRALSSGIYPALRGTMVSAPNNEEHYLYTKGYIPALSTYPASNIPEPIVVKPDPEVSDSSPQKLCREMLAFTKLDWNTSDFCTKLPVTIGISDAVGNILAEAEAQNTSLDIHYYHYM, encoded by the coding sequence ATGAACGAGTTCACAGCCGAAGTCCTTGACGAACCAGGCTTGATGTTTGCCAACGGCGAGGAAGCCATCGACCCCCGAGTCGGGCTAATGGAGTACGGCCCGAGAACACCTTCCGGCAAATCCGAACACCAGGTCATCAACATCGGATACATCGGATCTGGACGGTCTCTCGGCGCAATCGAGAAACTGTTCAAGGACATGGAGCTGGCGATCACCGCCGACGAAGACAAGTCGAAGCGGTGGAAACCACCGTTCCCTGGCCTCGGCGAGCGATCGTCGCTGAACTTTACGTTCAATACGCAGAAGCGGTGGCGGCAGACGATTACTCGAGGCGAGATCCGGGACCTGAACCAAATCCGCAGCCGGAAAGACCGGTTGGAAGAAGCGGTCGAGATCATCAAGATCAACCTCGAAGTCCTGTACGCTAAGGAGACGCCGCCTGACGTCGTGTTCATCGCGATTCCCGAAGCAATGTGGGACGCATGCACTCCATCCCACCAGGACCATGCCCGGATGCAGTCAGAGACCAGCGACTTCCATAACCGAATCAAGTTGCTGGGGATGGAAGTCGGGGTGCCGACCCAACTGATGCAGCCGAAGACCCTCCGCGGTGAGGACGTCCAAGATAAATCTGAGATTGCATGGAACATCGCGGTTGGAACACTGTACAAGGCGCAGCGAGGGCATCCCTGGAAACTAACAGAGCTGGAGGACGGGACGTGCTTCGCCGGGATATCCTTCTACAAAGAGCGAGGCGGAGACCAGTCCCGGACACGGACAGCTATGGCTCAAGTCTTCCTGGAGACCGGGGAGAACTTCATCCTTCGAGGTGACCCCGTCGAAGGAGAAAAACACGGCCCAGGGAACAACCATCTCGCGGAAGACGATGCCGAGCAACTGGTCAAGAAGATTCTCAGGCACTACCGCAGTCACAAGAAGACTGAGCCGCGACGACTGGTGCTTCACAAGCGGTCGGAGTTCTGGGAAGAGGAGCGAGAGGGCTTCATCAAAGGTGCTGGGAACATCGAGTTGATGGACTTCGTCACGGTCCGAGAGCGGCACCCAGTCCGGGCTTTGAGTTCCGGGATTTATCCAGCGCTTCGAGGCACAATGGTCTCCGCACCGAACAACGAGGAGCACTACCTGTACACGAAGGGATACATCCCGGCGTTGTCGACGTATCCAGCATCGAACATCCCTGAGCCGATCGTGGTCAAGCCGGATCCGGAGGTCAGTGATTCATCGCCACAGAAGCTGTGCCGAGAAATGCTGGCGTTCACGAAACTGGACTGGAACACTTCGGATTTCTGCACGAAGCTTCCGGTTACAATCGGAATTTCAGATGCCGTTGGGAACATCTTAGCTGAGGCCGAAGCTCAAAACACCAGTCTGGACATCCATTACTACCATTACATGTAG